A stretch of the Bordetella genomosp. 8 genome encodes the following:
- a CDS encoding mandelate racemase/muconate lactonizing enzyme family protein — protein MNIVSVASEVVSVPFDMGGPYQRFAGALWDRLDILLVRVETEDGLVGWGEAFGHAAIPATRAALDTIVAPLVIGRDAGDIAGMTRAVLHATHLLGRNGAYVYAWSGVEIALWDLLGKRSGLPVHRLLGGGACADLPAYASLLNYSDDALVARNTAAAVEQGYRHVKLHEVTASSVRAAQAAGGTAAIMLDTNCAWDVPTALAMADTLRDDGMYWLEEPVWPPEDTLGLARVRQRGIPIAAGENVAGPHGFLRLLEAGALDIAQPSVTKIGGIGESMRVATLCQMHGVQTVPHSPYFGPGFIATLHIAAALPNKPLIEVLWLDMEANPFDPWVRARDGRVAVPQGPGLGCDPDPDVLARYRVGERHVIREKHT, from the coding sequence ATGAACATCGTGTCCGTCGCTTCCGAGGTCGTATCCGTGCCCTTCGACATGGGCGGGCCATACCAACGCTTCGCCGGCGCCCTGTGGGACCGGCTCGACATCCTGCTGGTGCGCGTGGAAACCGAAGACGGCCTGGTCGGATGGGGCGAGGCCTTCGGGCACGCGGCCATCCCCGCCACGCGCGCCGCGCTGGACACCATCGTCGCGCCGCTGGTCATCGGCCGCGATGCCGGCGACATCGCCGGCATGACGCGCGCGGTGCTGCATGCCACGCATCTGCTGGGCCGCAACGGCGCCTACGTCTACGCCTGGTCGGGCGTAGAGATCGCCCTGTGGGACCTGCTGGGCAAGCGCAGCGGCCTGCCCGTGCATCGCCTGCTGGGCGGCGGCGCCTGCGCGGACCTCCCCGCCTACGCCAGCCTGTTGAACTACAGCGACGATGCACTCGTCGCGCGCAATACCGCGGCGGCGGTCGAGCAGGGCTATCGCCACGTCAAGCTGCATGAAGTCACCGCCAGTTCGGTGCGCGCCGCGCAAGCCGCCGGCGGCACCGCCGCAATCATGCTGGACACCAATTGCGCCTGGGACGTGCCCACCGCGCTCGCCATGGCCGACACACTGCGCGACGATGGCATGTACTGGCTCGAGGAGCCCGTCTGGCCGCCCGAGGACACGCTGGGCCTGGCGCGCGTGCGCCAGCGCGGCATCCCCATCGCCGCCGGCGAGAATGTGGCCGGCCCGCATGGCTTCCTGCGCCTGCTGGAAGCGGGCGCGCTGGATATCGCGCAGCCCAGCGTCACCAAGATCGGCGGCATCGGCGAATCCATGCGCGTGGCGACGCTGTGCCAGATGCATGGCGTCCAGACGGTGCCGCACTCGCCGTACTTCGGCCCGGGCTTCATCGCCACGTTGCACATCGCGGCGGCGCTTCCCAACAAGCCGCTGATCGAAGTCCTGTGGCTGGACATGGAAGCCAATCCCTTCGATCCCTGGGTGCGCGCGCGCGACGGCCGCGTCGCCGTGCCGCAGGGCCCGGGCCTGGGCTGCGACCCCGACCCCGACGTCCTGGCGCGTTACCGCGTCGGCGAACGCCATGTCATCCGGGAGAAGCACACATGA
- a CDS encoding alpha/beta hydrolase, with product MAPPHPVRFYGRRASGAVAPVVVHFHGGAFVSGSVDDSSTVARLLADAGAVVLSVDYPLAPLHPFPSAVEAAYATLRWAHEHRRQLGGKGAALFVAGEEAGGCIAAAVALMARDRLGPPVDGQILFSPMLDASMGTASVRCAQGTDEGAEWAGGWRGYLPCACDASHPYASPLAGTRLAGLPPLLLLSGSDDPLRDEGRAYASRLRAAGVPVIREARERAHAWQGADAGDEPPDSAELDALRARLFSFLLTHPGGVAPAAPL from the coding sequence GTGGCGCCACCCCATCCTGTGCGCTTCTACGGGCGCCGCGCCAGCGGGGCGGTGGCGCCCGTGGTCGTGCATTTCCACGGTGGCGCCTTCGTTTCCGGGTCGGTGGACGATTCCTCCACCGTGGCCCGGCTGCTGGCGGACGCCGGGGCCGTGGTCCTTTCGGTCGATTACCCGCTCGCGCCGCTGCATCCCTTCCCGTCCGCCGTGGAAGCGGCCTATGCCACGTTGCGTTGGGCCCATGAGCATCGACGGCAGCTCGGCGGCAAGGGCGCGGCGCTGTTCGTCGCCGGCGAGGAGGCCGGCGGTTGTATCGCCGCCGCCGTGGCGCTGATGGCGCGCGACCGCCTGGGACCGCCGGTGGATGGCCAGATCCTGTTTTCCCCGATGCTGGATGCCAGCATGGGGACGGCGTCCGTGCGTTGCGCGCAGGGCACCGACGAAGGCGCGGAATGGGCCGGGGGTTGGCGCGGCTATTTGCCATGCGCCTGCGACGCCAGCCATCCGTATGCATCTCCCCTGGCGGGAACGCGCCTGGCCGGCCTGCCCCCCCTGCTGCTGCTCAGCGGTTCGGACGATCCCTTGCGCGATGAGGGCCGCGCCTATGCCAGCCGCCTGCGGGCGGCCGGCGTGCCCGTGATCCGGGAGGCCCGCGAACGCGCGCACGCCTGGCAGGGCGCGGATGCCGGCGATGAGCCGCCGGACAGCGCCGAACTGGACGCGCTGCGGGCGCGCCTGTTCAGCTTCCTGCTGACGCACCCCGGTGGCGTTGCGCCAGCGGCTCCGCTTTAG
- a CDS encoding acylphosphatase, with amino-acid sequence MVDPHIETLFVQVHGKVQGVGYRMATVRRAHMVGATGWVQNREDGTVEALVQGTPEQIDQMLEWLGRGPPGAVVRDVQSRREYIDKRYRSFQQL; translated from the coding sequence ATGGTCGACCCTCACATCGAAACCTTATTCGTCCAAGTCCATGGCAAGGTCCAGGGCGTGGGCTACCGCATGGCCACCGTGCGGCGCGCGCACATGGTGGGCGCGACCGGATGGGTGCAGAACCGCGAGGACGGTACGGTCGAAGCCCTGGTGCAGGGCACGCCTGAACAGATCGACCAGATGCTGGAATGGCTGGGCCGCGGCCCGCCCGGCGCGGTGGTCAGGGACGTGCAATCACGGCGCGAATACATCGACAAGCGCTACCGCAGCTTCCAGCAGCTGTAG
- a CDS encoding mandelate racemase/muconate lactonizing enzyme family protein has product MKLERLETRALSLPLDRPIQSALGSIDSCGVVLVYAYTDSGIVGENLVFTLNDRRTGVLRQMVDELADLVVGRDAGHIAGFWARAWKDINFFGHKGIPVMGISAIDGALWDIAGKAAGMPLYRLLGGARDRLPAYHSGGLWLDRDIDGLAREAQDMVRQGFKAVKMRLGMPDPRQDAERVRAVREAIGPDVRLMADANQGLNEAQAIRLGRMLEAYDLTWFEEPLPAWDLEGVARVAAALDTPIASGETEYTRYGFRGMLTLRSADVLMPDLQRVGGVSEFMRVGHMAESHDVPVSSHLFPETSIQVLCALNNAIYLEYMPWFSTLYRERLEFVDGDARVPERPGWGFTLDPRRIAELENARR; this is encoded by the coding sequence ATGAAGCTGGAACGCCTGGAAACGCGCGCGTTGTCGCTGCCGCTGGACCGCCCCATCCAAAGCGCGCTGGGTTCGATAGACAGTTGCGGCGTGGTGCTGGTGTACGCCTATACCGATAGCGGCATCGTCGGCGAAAACCTGGTCTTCACGCTGAACGACCGCCGTACCGGCGTGCTGCGCCAGATGGTGGACGAACTGGCCGACCTGGTGGTGGGCCGCGACGCGGGCCATATCGCCGGCTTCTGGGCGCGCGCCTGGAAGGACATCAATTTCTTCGGCCACAAGGGCATACCGGTGATGGGCATATCCGCCATCGACGGCGCGCTGTGGGACATCGCCGGCAAGGCCGCCGGCATGCCGCTCTACCGCCTGCTGGGCGGCGCGCGCGACCGGCTGCCGGCCTATCACAGCGGCGGCCTGTGGCTGGACCGGGACATCGATGGGCTGGCACGCGAAGCGCAGGACATGGTGCGCCAGGGCTTCAAGGCGGTAAAGATGCGCCTGGGCATGCCGGACCCGCGCCAGGACGCCGAACGCGTGCGCGCCGTGCGCGAGGCCATCGGCCCGGACGTGCGGCTGATGGCCGACGCCAACCAGGGCCTGAACGAAGCCCAGGCCATACGCCTGGGCCGCATGCTCGAAGCGTACGACCTGACGTGGTTCGAAGAACCGCTGCCCGCCTGGGACCTGGAAGGCGTGGCCCGCGTGGCCGCGGCGCTGGACACCCCCATCGCCAGTGGCGAAACCGAATACACGCGCTACGGCTTTCGCGGCATGTTGACCCTGCGCAGCGCCGATGTGCTGATGCCCGACCTGCAACGCGTGGGCGGCGTCAGCGAATTCATGCGGGTGGGGCATATGGCGGAAAGCCACGACGTGCCGGTGTCCAGCCACCTGTTTCCCGAGACCAGCATCCAGGTGCTGTGCGCGCTGAACAACGCCATCTATCTCGAATACATGCCGTGGTTTTCGACGCTGTATCGCGAGCGGCTGGAATTCGTCGACGGCGACGCGCGGGTACCCGAACGTCCCGGCTGGGGCTTCACGCTGGACCCGCGGCGCATCGCCGAACTGGAAAACGCGCGACGCTGA
- a CDS encoding LysR family transcriptional regulator, whose protein sequence is MSLTVRQLEIIRAVSVHGSVTEAAAALGISQPAISLMLRDCATQAGFPFFVRKHGRLQATRETQVILAELNRIFDSIERVNRLMDDMREMTVGTVQVASVPTLADNLLSPTIAEFQKSWPHIQISVFTVDNLGVFENVVQERVDFGLGLSPLHHRDGRMVKGRITDVCAAELVCVVHPDSPLAVRESVSPADLAAYPLISFGKTQPLGALIEDSFQRAGVARRISMEVTLTSVACSLARSGAGAAIVDPFHLWAPRDHGVVTLRYRPRTEVKAQMLLPNNTPLSRSAQLFVSALRRTVRDRGAALLS, encoded by the coding sequence ATGTCGCTTACCGTCCGGCAGTTGGAGATCATTCGCGCCGTCAGTGTGCACGGGTCGGTTACCGAGGCGGCCGCCGCGCTCGGCATTTCGCAGCCGGCCATCAGCCTGATGCTGCGCGATTGCGCGACGCAGGCCGGTTTTCCTTTCTTCGTGCGCAAGCACGGACGCCTGCAGGCGACGCGGGAAACGCAGGTCATCCTGGCCGAACTGAACCGGATCTTCGACAGCATCGAACGGGTCAACCGTTTGATGGACGATATGCGCGAGATGACGGTGGGCACGGTGCAGGTGGCGTCGGTGCCGACGCTGGCGGACAACCTGCTGTCGCCCACCATCGCCGAATTCCAGAAATCCTGGCCACACATCCAGATTTCCGTCTTCACCGTCGACAACCTGGGTGTGTTCGAAAACGTGGTGCAGGAACGCGTCGATTTCGGCCTGGGGCTGTCGCCGTTGCATCATCGCGACGGCCGCATGGTGAAAGGCCGCATCACGGATGTGTGCGCCGCCGAACTGGTCTGCGTGGTGCACCCGGACAGCCCGCTGGCCGTGCGCGAGTCCGTGTCGCCGGCCGACCTGGCGGCCTATCCGCTGATTTCCTTCGGCAAGACGCAGCCGCTGGGGGCGCTGATCGAAGACAGTTTCCAGCGCGCGGGCGTGGCGCGGCGCATTTCCATGGAAGTCACGCTGACGTCCGTGGCGTGTTCCCTGGCGCGGTCGGGCGCGGGCGCGGCCATCGTCGACCCCTTCCATCTGTGGGCGCCGCGCGACCATGGCGTGGTGACCTTGCGCTACCGCCCGCGCACCGAGGTCAAGGCGCAGATGCTGCTGCCGAACAATACACCCTTGTCACGCTCGGCCCAGCTCTTCGTGTCGGCCTTGCGCCGCACGGTGCGCGACCGCGGCGCGGCCCTGCTGTCCTAG
- a CDS encoding TFIIB-type zinc ribbon-containing protein has translation MKCPSCNEPDLVMSSRQNIEIDYCPQCRGVWLDRGELDKLIERSIQESGAVAQAAPPPQPQGRPYRDDGGDRHYRDHDYDRDRGRGHDRGYRKKSFWHEIFD, from the coding sequence ATGAAATGCCCCAGCTGCAACGAGCCCGACCTGGTGATGTCTTCCCGGCAGAACATCGAGATCGACTATTGTCCGCAGTGCCGCGGTGTATGGCTGGACCGCGGCGAACTCGACAAGCTGATCGAACGCAGCATCCAGGAAAGCGGTGCCGTCGCCCAGGCCGCGCCGCCCCCGCAGCCCCAGGGCCGGCCCTACCGGGACGACGGCGGCGACCGGCATTATCGCGACCATGACTATGACCGCGATCGCGGCCGGGGCCATGACCGTGGCTACCGCAAGAAATCCTTCTGGCACGAGATCTTCGACTGA
- the panE gene encoding 2-dehydropantoate 2-reductase, which translates to MRMLFLGAGGTGGYFGGRAAQAGVDVTFLVRDARAAALREKGLRLRSPRGDATIHPGIVTAGDLGGDYDVVVLSCKAYDLGSAIAAIAPAVGPGTVVLPIMNGMAHYDVLDGKFGAQRVLGGLCQISATLGPEGEVVHMGEHASFVFGERAGEPRSERCVALEGALAQADFSSRLSTSIHQDCWEKYVFLCSLAAGTCLMRGSVGEIASTADGQGVLLGLLDEAQAVSAAAGYPVRPPADAAARKLFTDTGSPVTASMFRDLRQGLRVEGDHIVGDMIARGAATGVATPYLRVAYSHLQVYQNQRDA; encoded by the coding sequence ATGCGGATGTTGTTTCTGGGCGCGGGTGGCACCGGCGGCTATTTCGGCGGTCGTGCCGCGCAGGCGGGCGTGGACGTAACCTTCCTGGTGCGCGACGCGCGTGCCGCGGCCCTGCGCGAAAAAGGGCTGCGGCTGCGCAGCCCGCGCGGCGATGCGACGATCCATCCCGGGATAGTGACGGCCGGCGACCTGGGCGGCGATTACGACGTCGTCGTGCTCAGCTGCAAGGCCTACGACCTGGGCAGCGCCATCGCGGCCATCGCGCCGGCGGTCGGCCCCGGCACGGTCGTGCTGCCCATCATGAACGGCATGGCGCATTACGACGTGCTGGACGGCAAGTTCGGCGCGCAACGCGTGTTGGGCGGCCTGTGCCAGATCAGCGCCACGCTGGGGCCGGAAGGCGAAGTCGTCCATATGGGCGAGCATGCCAGCTTCGTGTTCGGCGAGCGCGCCGGCGAGCCGCGCAGCGAGCGCTGCGTGGCTCTGGAAGGCGCCCTGGCCCAGGCCGACTTTTCGTCCCGCCTCAGCACATCCATCCATCAGGATTGCTGGGAAAAGTACGTTTTCCTGTGCAGCCTGGCGGCCGGGACCTGCCTGATGCGCGGCTCGGTGGGAGAAATCGCGTCGACGGCGGACGGCCAGGGCGTCCTGCTCGGCCTGCTGGACGAAGCCCAGGCCGTGTCCGCGGCGGCCGGGTATCCCGTGCGGCCTCCGGCCGACGCGGCGGCGCGCAAGCTGTTCACCGATACCGGCTCGCCGGTGACGGCGTCGATGTTCCGCGACCTGCGCCAGGGCCTGCGTGTCGAAGGCGACCATATCGTCGGCGACATGATCGCCCGTGGCGCCGCCACCGGCGTCGCCACGCCC
- a CDS encoding phytanoyl-CoA dioxygenase family protein — protein MNQEYLLPEETTTEYKSRGYISLEEICPPDEVAQIRQTLMRMFENKVGYEEGAQYDFASRDDPNKPQTFPSLHDPSHYAPELLKTTYHRRALAIARQLLGPDAALYGEHALLKPARVGPETPWHQDEAFRSPDFEYRELSIWLALQPVGEVNGCMQFIPGSNLYDVLQHRSPGNDKSLHPLECCDDFKRTDAVPVPLPAGGCTVHDMRTLHYTGPNTSDAPRLAYILIFNVPPVYKPNQRKFDWLEGRRTDSQVRKREWHRRGGIAVEVMRRLPRARLTNGRWVAWAAIRAVSKVLHRPRG, from the coding sequence GTGAACCAGGAATACCTTCTTCCGGAAGAAACCACCACAGAATACAAATCGCGAGGCTACATCTCGCTGGAGGAGATCTGCCCGCCCGATGAAGTGGCCCAGATACGCCAGACCCTCATGCGCATGTTCGAGAACAAGGTTGGCTACGAAGAAGGCGCGCAATACGACTTCGCCAGCCGCGACGATCCCAACAAGCCGCAGACCTTCCCCAGCCTGCACGACCCTTCGCATTACGCCCCCGAACTGTTGAAGACCACATATCACCGTCGCGCGCTCGCCATCGCCCGCCAGCTGCTGGGGCCGGACGCCGCGCTGTACGGCGAGCATGCGCTCCTCAAGCCGGCGCGCGTCGGTCCGGAAACGCCCTGGCACCAGGATGAAGCCTTCCGCTCTCCCGATTTCGAGTATCGCGAACTGAGCATCTGGCTGGCCCTGCAACCGGTGGGCGAAGTGAACGGCTGCATGCAGTTCATTCCCGGATCGAACCTCTACGATGTGCTCCAACATCGTTCGCCCGGCAACGACAAGTCGCTGCATCCCCTGGAATGCTGCGACGATTTCAAGCGGACCGACGCGGTACCCGTGCCGCTGCCCGCCGGCGGCTGCACCGTGCACGACATGCGGACGCTGCACTACACAGGCCCTAATACTTCGGACGCCCCGCGTCTGGCCTACATCCTTATCTTCAATGTGCCGCCGGTGTACAAGCCGAACCAGCGCAAATTCGACTGGCTGGAAGGGCGCCGCACGGACAGCCAGGTGCGCAAGCGCGAATGGCATCGGCGCGGTGGCATCGCCGTGGAAGTCATGCGGCGGCTGCCGCGGGCGCGGCTGACCAACGGCAGGTGGGTAGCCTGGGCCGCCATCCGGGCCGTCAGCAAGGTGTTGCACCGGCCGCGCGGCTAG